The DNA segment CCGGTCCGCGGCCGTACCGCCGGCCGAGGCGTCCGCAGACCCGTCCGACGCGGACCGGTCCGACGCGGTGGCGTCGTCCTCCGGGTCGGTGCCGAGTCCGGCGTCCAGGCCCGCGTCCGCGCTGCGGGCGGGCGCGTCGGCCGCCTCGTCGCCCGGGTCCACGTCCGCCGTACCGGTGCTCTTGGCGAGCCCGGAGATCACCGCGCAGCTGGGCCACGCCTTCGGGCCCTTGTCGGCCAGGACCTTCTCGGCCACCGCGATCTGCTGCGCGCGGCTGGCGAGGTCGGCGCGCTCGGCGTACGCCTCACCGCCGTACGCCTTCCACAGCTCCGGCGTGAACTGGAGGCCGCCGTACGAGCCGTTGCCGAGGTCGGCGCTCCATGTGCCACCGCTCTCGCACTCGGCCACCCGGTCCCAGGTCGCGGCGTCGGCCGCGTGCGCCCCGGAGGCACCGAGCAGGGGGATGGCCAGGGCCGATCCCGTGACGCCCGCTGCGACGACGATGGCGGGTGCCTGACGAGGGCGGCGGTGTCTGCCGTTCGCGGAGCCCATGGGAGATGCCTTCCGTGTGACTGACAAGCGACTACTGACAAGCGACTGGTGAGTCGAACGGTGAACCTAGCCGGAGTCGAACGTGAGTCACAAGTCGATGCAGCGCAGATCACGTGAAAGTCACAGAGTTGACAGAGTGTCACTTCCGGCGTCGCGCGCCTCCGGCGTGAACCGCACCGGGAGCGTGCGCAATCCCCGCATGATGAGCCCGCCGCGCCACCTCAAATCGCCAGGTTCCACCGCAAGTCGCAGGTCCGGAAGGCGCGTCAGAAGTGTGGCGAGCGCGGCCTGTCCCTCCAGCCGGGCGAGCGGTGCTCCCAGACAGTAATGAATGCCGTGGCCGTAGCCGAGGTGCTGGTTGTCGCGCCGGGAGAGGTCCAGCGTGTCCGGCCCGCCGAACCGTTCGGGGTCGCGGTCGGCCGCCGCGAGCACCACCAGGACCGGGTCGCCCTCGGCGACGCGCTGCCCGCCGATGGTCAGCGGTTCGGTGGCGAACCGCCAGGTCGCCAGCTCCACCGGACCGTCGTAGCGCAGCAGCTCTTCGATCCCGGTGGCCAGCAGCTCGTTCTCCCCCGCCGCCAGCGACCGCTGGAGGCGTTCGCGCTCGGCGGGGTGGCCGAGCAGGGTGTGTACGCCGTTGCCGATGAGGTTCACCGTGGTCTCGAAGCCGGCAAAGAGCAGGATGAAGGCCATCGCGGCGGCCTCGTTCTCCGTCAGGTGCTCGCCGTGGTCGCTCGCCCGGATCAGCCCCGAAATCAGGTCGTCGCCCAGGTCCTCGCGCTTGCGGTGGATGAGTTCGAGCAGATAGGCCCGCATCTTCTTCACGGACCTGGCGACGCCGCCGCGCGGGCCGCCGCCGTGCCGGATCATCATGCCCGCCCAGTCCCGGAAGTCGTCCTGGTCCTCGGCGGGGACGCCCAGCAGGTCGCAGATGGCGTAGATGGGGAGCGGGAAGGCGAACTCGTGGATGAGGTCGGCCTCGCCCTTCCGCGCGAACCCGTCGATGAGCCGGTCGGTCAGCTCCTGCACGCGGGGCGCGAACCGGGCGATGCGCCGGGGCGTGAACGCCTGGGACACCAGGCGGCGCAGCCGGGTGTGGTCGGGCGGGTCGATGTTGAGGAGGTGCGTCATCAGCTCCGCCTTGCGCTCGCCGGGGATGCCGGTCTTCCCCTTGGCGTGCGCGGGCTCGGCGTGGTGCGCCGGGTTCTTGGACAGCCGGGCGTCGGCGAGGGCCTGCCGGGCGTCCGCGTACCGGGTGACGAGCCATGCCTCGACCCCGCTGGGCAGCGTGGTGCGGTGCACGGGGCTGTGCTCGCGCAGCCAGGCGTAGGCGGGGTACGGGTCGGTGGCGAACTCCCAGGTGAAGAGTTCGGGGCAGTCGTTCACCCGGCCGACGTTATCCCGTGCCCTCTGCTGTGCCCCCGGCCGTGCTCTCGGCCGTCCTGATCGCGTCCCGGTACGTCCGGCCGGCGGCCCGCAGGGCGGCCTCCGGGTCGATGCCGTCCTCCTGGGCGCGTACGGCGAGGGCGAGGAGCCGGTAGCCGATGTCGTCGCCGCCGGGGAGCGGCACGTCGAGCCCGGCGGTGCGGGCCCGGCCCGCGAGCTTCGCGGCGAGCGCCAGGGCGGGCTGGCCGAGCGGTACCCCGTCGGTGACCGATTCCCGCCGCTTCTCGATCGCCTTGGTGCGCAGCCAGTGGGCGTGGACGTCCTCCGGGGTCTCGGCGGTCTCGTCGCCGAAGACGTGCGGGTGGCGGTGGATCAGCTTCTCGATCAGTGTGCCGGCGACGTCGTCCACGGAGAACGGGTCCTGCTCGTCCTCCTCGGCGATGCGGGCGTGGAAGACGACCTGGAGCAGGACGTCGCCCAGTTCCTCGCGCAGTTCCTCGCGGTCGCCGGCCTCGATCGCCTCGACCAGCTCGTACGCCTCCTCGATGGCGTACTTGGCGAGGCCCTTGTGGGTCTTCCCCGAGGTCCAGGGGCACTCGATCCTGATGCGGTCCATGATCTGGACCAGGTCGAGCAGGCGGGCGCCCGGCAGGTCGTAGGAGCCGGGCAGCAGCTCCAGGTCGGGCATCCGGACCCGGCCGGAGCCGGCCAGCCGGGCCAGGCCGTCGGTGAGCGGCTGGTTGCCGTCGCCGCCGGTGAGAACGATCACGGTTCGGCCGCCCTCGCAGCTGTCCACGAGCTGCTGGGCGTCGGGCAGGCCGGGGGTGACGGTGACGCCGGCCTCGCGCAGATACGGGAGCTGCGGCTGCTCAGGCTCGCCGCAGCGGACCTCGTCGGCGGCGTGCAGGGCCTGCCAGGCGGGCCAGGACAGCAGTCCGGGCGCGACCCGGTGGCTGGCGGTGAGCAGGACGATGCGGCCGGGGTCTTCAGCGTTCACACGGCGAATCTACCCGGCCGCGGGCACAGGCTCTCAGGCCCCGGCGTTCGGGACCGTGCCCTCCTGCTTGGTGACCTGGCTGAGCCAGGGGGCCTTGTAGTCGCCGAGCTGGATCTGCTGGTGGTCCCAGGCGCCGTAGCGCGGGTTGACGTCGACGTTCAGCGCCTTGGACGCCTTGGTCAGGGCCTCGCCTACGGCCCGGCTGCCCTCGGGCGTGGCCAGGTCGGCGCCGAGTGCCTGGCCGAGCTTGGTGAGCTGGATCTGCTCGCGCAGGAAGCCGTCGATCTGGTCCGGTGCGAGCCAGCGCTCCTGGAGGACGGCCGCCCGGAGGCCCTCCTCACCGTTGTAGTTCGCGACGACCGACTTGCGCATCTGCTGGATCTCGGCGCTGGAGACGGTGATGCCCGCGTCCGCGGCCGCCCGGTCCAGGACGCGGTCCAGGATCAGCCCGTGCAGCTTGGCGCGGGCGAGCCGGCCGGTGCGGTCGGTGAGCTGGGCGGCCTGGGCGGAGGAGTTCTGCGCTTCGCGTACGTCCGCCACCTGGGCCTGCACGGTGGACACCGTGATCCGTTCGCCGCCGACGACGGCCGCGGCGCCGGGGTGGGCCTGGCTGCCGCAGGCGGTGAGGAGCGGCGCTGCGGCGAGCAGTGCCGCGGAGACGGTGAGCGCGGTGCGACGGCGGCGGTGCAAAGGAGCCTCCCGAGGAGATTGTGCGGCGGTGCACAAGGCCTTGCGATGATCGATGTTAGGCAGTGGAACAAGTCACGGCCACTGATTCGACCAACGATTCGGGAGCAGTTGGGGATGTGGCCCGCCTTCGGGCGGCTCAGCCGACTGGTTCGGCCGTTTTCTGCGGTGTGTCCGGTCGGAGCATGATCGTGCGGGAGAGCAGGAAGGTCACGGGGATCGCGGCGGCCGCCGCGACGGGCGGGGCGTAGCGGCTGCTGAACCCGGCCACGTCGACGAGGAGGTAGACCCCGCCGGTGGTGATGACGAAGTTCGCCGCGTTGGTGAGCGGGAAGAGCAGGAACTTCCGCCAGGTGGGCCGGGTGCGGTAGGTGACGTACGAGGTGAGGAAGAAGGAGCCGGTCATGCTGAGCGCGAAGGCGAGGGCGTGCGCGGCCAGATACGGCAGTACGTGCAGGAGCAGCAGGTAGCAGCCGTAGTACGTGGCCGTGTTCACCGCTCCGACGAGGACGAAACGTACGAGTTGGGCGGAGACCGTCATCGGCGGGCGAACTCCTGCGGCTCCCGCTCGGGCGTGTTGCGGCGGGTCTGCGCGTTGGTGGCCTTGACGAGGAAGTGCGGGCGGCGCTTGACCTCGTAGTAGATGCGGCCGACGTATTCGCCGACGACCCCGGCGAGCACCATCTGGACGCCGGCGAGCGCGGTGACCACGACGAGCAGGGTGACGTAGCCGGGGGTCTCGACGCCGCGCACGAGGGCGACGCCGACGATCCAGGCGGCGTAGAGGAGGGCGAGCGAGGTCAGCAGCAGGCCGAGGTAGAGGGCGGCGCGCAGGGGTTTGTTGTTGAAGGAGAGCAGCCCGTCGAGGCCGTAGTTGAGGAGTTTGCCGAAGGTCCAGGCGGAGCGGCCCTGCTCGCGTACGGCGTTCTCGTAGCCGAACGTCGTGGTGGGGAAGCCGACCCAGGCGAAGAGGCCCTTGGAGAAGCGGTTGTACTCGGTGAGGGAGAGCACGGCGTCGGCGGCGCGGCGCGACAGGAGCCGGAAGTCTCCGACGCCGTCCACGAGTTCGACGTCGATCAGGCGGTTGATCAGCCAGTAGTAGGCGCGTGCGGTGAGGGTGCGGGTGACGCGGTCGCCGGCGCGGGTGCGGCGGGCGATGACCTGGTCGTAGCCGCGCGCGTGTTCCTGGAGCATGCGGCCGATCAGTTCGGGCGGGTGCTGGAGGTCGGCGTCCATGAGGACGACGGCGTCGCCGTCCGCGTGCTGGAGTCCGGCCAGCATGGCGGCCTCCTTGCCGAAGTTGCGGCTGAAGGAGACGTAGCGGACGCGGGGGTCGGTGGCGGCGAGTCGTTCGATGAGGGGCAGGGTCCGGTCGGCGCTGCCGTCGTCCACGTAGACGATCTCGAACGCGTGGCCTAGGCCTGGCATTTCGTCCGTGACGCGTGCGTGGAAGCGGTCGAGGACTTCTTCCTCGTTGTAGCAGGGCACCACCAGCGAGATCAGCACCCATGTACATCACCGGGTGCACGTGTCGTCCGCCGGAGCCCGGTGTGACGGCCGGGCGGCCATCGGGTGAACGGACTCGGACGCCCTTCCCGGCGTGCGGCCGCTCAGCCGCCCCGGACCTGCATGCGCCGTTCCAGTTGCCGGCGCAGGTCGGCGGGCAGCGGGTGGTGCGGTCCGTAGGCGCGCTCGGTGTCGTAGAGCAGCGCCTGGAGCTGGGCGATCGCCCCGGCGTGGTCGCCGAGGGCGAGGAGCAGTTCGCCGATGCGGTGGCGGATCTCGTAGGAGCGCGCCGGGTCGTTGCCCGTGGCGTACTGGTTCTCGTAGTAGGGCAGGACGGCGCGGTACTCGGCGAGCGCGGCGGCGGGTTCGCCGAGCTGTTCCAGGCACTGGGCGACGTCGCAGCGGTAGCCGAGGGTCTGCGGGTCGGCGGGGCCCGATTCGGCGGCCCGGTCGTCGGCGAGTCGGCGCAGTTCGGGCAGGGCGCGGCGGTACTGCCCGTCGTCCATGAGGGTCGCGGCGTACTGCTTGCGCAGGATGCGCACGACCGGGGAGCCGGGGCCGTGCTGTTCGGCGGCGACGGGGAGCAGGCCGCCGAGCATGTCCACGGCCTGGGTGATGCGGCCTTCGCCGAGGAGCCGCTTGACCTCGTCGACGGCGGCGGCGACGTCCGGCCGGGCGGGCGCGGGGGCGGGTCTGGCCGGCGGCGGGACGGTGGCGCGGTCGGGCCAGGGGGCGTGCGGGCGCAGGAAGGGGCGGGTGGGGTCGAGGGGTCCGGAGGGGGGCCGGGAGCCGCGTGCGGGCAGCAGCGGGGCGAGCTGTTCGTACACCTCCTGGGCGCTGGCGGGGCGGTGCTGCGGGTCCTTGGCGAGCAGCCGCAGGACCAGTGTCTCCAGGGCCTCGGGGATGTCGGGCCTGATCTGCCGGACGGGCAGGGGCGGTTCGTAGAGGTGGCGGTGGAGCACGCCGAGGGCGGTGGAGCCGGCGAAGGGCACGTCGCCGCTGAGCAGTTCGTGCAGCAGGACGCCGAGGGCGTACAGGTCGGTGTACGGGCCGACGGCGCCGCCCATGGCCTGTTCGGGGGCCATGTAGGCCGGGGAGCCGATGGGCGAGCCGGTGTTGGTGAGCCGGGTGGTGTCGGTGTCGAGGACGGAGGCGACGCCGAGGTCGAGGACGAGGACGGTGCCGTCCGGACGGACCATCACGTTGCGGGGCTTGAGGTCGCGGTGGACGATCGGCACGGCGTGCACGGCGCTGAGGACGGCGCACAGCTGGGCGGCGACCGCGACGGCCCACGGCCAGGGGTAGGGGTCGTGTTCGGCGAGGTGGTCGCCGAGGTCGGCGCCCTCCACGTACTGCATGACGAGGAAGAGGTCGTCGCCGTCGCTGCCGGCGTCGTGGACGGTGACCAGGCCGGGGTGGTCCACCTGGGCGGTGACCCGGCACTCGCGGACGAAGCGGCGGCGCAGCTCCTCCGCCGCGTCGCTCCCGATGGGGCCGGTGACCCGGTCGGGGCGCAGCAGTTTGACGGCGACCCGGCGGTCCAGGCGCTGGTCGTAGGCCGTCCAGACCTGGCCCATGCCGCCCTGGCCGAGGATCGTGGCCAGTTCGTAGCGCCCGCCGACGAGGCGGCCGTTCACCGGCCCTCCTCCTTGCGGAGGTAGTCGCTCAGCTCGTCCAGTTCGGCGCGGACCTGGTCGATGCGGTGGGGTGGCGGGGGCGGGGTGTGGGGCCGGGGGGCGGGCTGCGGGCGGGGGGTCTGCGGCAGGTCGCCGGGCTGGGGGCAGCGGGTGGGGGGCAGGGGGTGGGGCGGTCCGTACGGCTGGGCGGTCAGCGGGACGGTGGTCGCGTAGGCGTAGGGGGAGTGCGGGAGGCCGGCGCCCTTGCCGGTGAGGCGCGCGTGGTGGCGGACGTCGGCCACGAGGTAGTACACGCAGGCGCCCGCCATCGCCAGGAGGAGCAGCGGGATGCACACGTAGTCGACGCCGTTCGGATCGGCTTCCGAGCCGTCGCGGCCGATGATCGGCAGCAGCACGCAGACGAGGACGAAGCCGGCGGCGGCCGTCCACCAGTCCGCGGCGCGGCGGCGGACGCACGCGAGGCGGACCAGCGGCGCCCACAGCAGCAGTCCCATCGAGCCGATCGCGAGCAGGGGGAACAGCACGCGCATCGACACGATCCAGACCGGGCTGGGGACTTTGCGCGGCGCCGCGGGCGCGGGACCCGACGCATACATGGCTGCTCCTGGAATGCCTGGTCGTGGAAGGTACGCGCGCACGGGTGCGGGCGTACGGGATCGAGCGTAAGGGGCGACACCGACAGGGGCGCCGGGGTTGTGCGGAACCGTTGTGGTTCCGATCACTTCCGCGTGACCGCGCCCTTCGTCCGTCCCGCCGCCCCCGCTGTCATTCCGGGGTGACCGTACCGTCCGTCAGGCCGTCGTAGAGACCCTGGGCGAGCTGTCCGCCGAGGCGTCCGGCGAGCCGCAGCGCGTCCTCGAACGCGGCGAGCGCGCGGAAGCGTTCGCCGTAGCGGCGCTGTTCGGACAGGGGCAGGCGCGGCAGTTGGAGGCGGCGGGCGTCGAGCCGGGTCGCGGTGGAGGCGTGGCTGCTGGCCTGCCGGTTGTTGGTGGTGCCGCGCAGGAAGCCGGCGAGGAACCAGGGGTCGAGCACGGCCGGGTCGGGGCGCAGCAGCTGGAGGTTGCGGCCGAGCGCGGCGCCGGCGGTGGCCTCGTCCACGACGCGGACGACGGTGACGCCGCCGAGTACGGGGACGACGACGTCGCCGGCCGCGACGAGGACGGGTTCCTCGGGTGCCCCGTCGGCGGGCAGGCTGCCGGAGGGGCCGGTGCCCGCGAGGACGTCGTGTTCGGTGAGGACGGGGCCGGTTCCGGTGCCGGGGCCGCCGTGCCGGAGCTGGAGGGCGCCGGCACGGGCGAGTTCGCCGAGGGTGGTGAGCGGACGGTGCGCGGGGGTGGCGGGGGCGGGCGGCGGCGGGGTGAGCCCGGTGGCCAGGCCCAGGGTGCGGGTGAGCCGTTCGCGTACGCCGGCCAGCTCGGCGGGGCCGCGGGTGGCGGCGGGGGACGGCAGGTGGCGGGCGGGGGCGAGGTCCACGTCGTCGTCGAGGAGTTCGATGACGGGGACGGTGCGGGAGGCGCCGGAGCGCGGGTCGGCGGGCTGCGGGCGCCCGTCTTCGTACGCCTGCCAGGCATCGAGCACGGTGTGGCGCAGGGCGGCCGGGTCCAGGCGTTCGCGGCCGCCCCGCTCGGCGGTCTCGGCCGGGTCCGCGGTGTCGACCAGGAGGAGTTCGGGCGAGGGGTGCGGCTCGGCGCCCGGCCTGCGCAGCACCCACAGGTGCAGCGGGACGCCGTAGGGGGGCGCGGCGCCGGCCGGCAGGGCGACGACGGCGCGCAGGGCGCCCCGGCGCAGGAGGTCGGCGCGGATGCGGCGGCCGGAGCGGCGGGACGCGGCGGCGGGCGGCATCAGCAGGACGGCGGTGCCGCCGTCGCGCAGCCGGGCCAGCGCGTGCTGCACCCAGGCGAGTTCGGACTCGGTGCGGGCGGGCAGTCCGTACTCCCAGCGCGGGTCGTAGGCGAGTTCCTCGTGGCCCCAGTTGCGTTCGTTGAACGGGGGGTGGCAGAGGACGGCGTCGGCGGCCAGTTCGGGGAAGGCGTCGGCGCGCAGGGTGTCGCCGGTGCGCACGTCGGGCGCGCCGGCGCCGGGGGTGGTGCGCAGGGCGAGGCGGAGGGCGGTGACGGCGGCGAGGCCGGGGTCGCTCTCCTGCCCGTACCGGGCGGCCGGTCCGGGGACGGCGGCCAGCAGCGCGCCGGTGCCGGCCGCGGGGTCGAGGACGGTGCGTACGGCGGGGTCGCCGGCGCCGGCCAGTTCCGCCATGAGTTCGGCGAGGCCGGGCGGGGTGAGCGTGTACTGGCGCGGGTTGGCGTCGAGCTGGCGGCCGAGCAGGAACTCGTACGTCTCGCGGGTGCCGGTCCCGGCGGCGAGTTCGGCGGCGGAGCGCAGCAGCGGGACGGAGGGGAGGAGTTCGGCGCGGTCCGGGGTGTGGACGGCGCGTCCGTTGCCCGCGGGGCCGAAGCGGTCGGCGAGGACGTCGCCCAGGGCGAGGGTGAGCACGCCGGCCATCCGTTCGTCGCTCACGCCGGTGATCTCGCGCCAGGCGGCGGGGCTGCGGTCCAGCAGGAGGAGGGCGCAGCCGACGTGGACGAGGGCGGTGACGGCGCCGGCCGGGTGTCCGGCGAGTTGCTGCCAGAGGCGTTCGCGGAGCGGGACCTCGACGAGTTTGCCCTGGTCGCGGAGCCACCGCTCGACCTCGGACAGGGCGAAGGAGGGGCTGGTCTCGGTGCCGCCGACGGGCTGGGGGAAGTCGGCGTGCCGGCGGCGCCAGTTGCTGACGGCGGCGCGTCCCACCCCGGCCAGGCGGGCGATCCCGGCGGCGGTCACCTCTGTCGCGTTCTCCGGCACTGCTGTCTCCCTGTCCCGCTGCCGGCCGATGCCTGGACAGCGCATCACGTGATGCGTTGCGGCCGTGCGGGCGAGCATACCGACCCGTTCACAGAGCACGCCCACCCTCTTCGTTCACACCGAACGGCGAGCCATTTCCTGTGAACCATGTTGACTCGGTTCACACATGATGGTGTCATTGACTTGTCGCCGCACGACAGCGACAGCCGCAACCGCTCACGTTCACCCCGTACTTGCCGAAGGGCACATCCATGTCCCAGTTCACGCAGCCGCCGCAGTCCCCGTACTCCCAGCCGCAGCAGCCGTACGGCCCCGGTCATGCGCCGGGCGTGCGCCCCGCGCGCAACGGGCTGGGCATCGCCGCCCTGATCCTCGGGCT comes from the Streptomyces sp. NBC_00525 genome and includes:
- a CDS encoding transglycosylase family protein; the protein is MGSANGRHRRPRQAPAIVVAAGVTGSALAIPLLGASGAHAADAATWDRVAECESGGTWSADLGNGSYGGLQFTPELWKAYGGEAYAERADLASRAQQIAVAEKVLADKGPKAWPSCAVISGLAKSTGTADVDPGDEAADAPARSADAGLDAGLGTDPEDDATASDRSASDGSADASAGGTAADRSAGKSASPSTGKAKGKHAGRSAEDGASADASASPSADPSGTPSADPSGASDPAAGASDAAGERGGKHRGAPAAEDTPADSGRDTGRHASRGDGDGRDGGARPDGDTYTVRPGDNLWAIAEAQDVPGGWPELYEANKDEVGSDPDLILPGQSLDLGVGAR
- a CDS encoding cytochrome P450 family protein — encoded protein: MNDCPELFTWEFATDPYPAYAWLREHSPVHRTTLPSGVEAWLVTRYADARQALADARLSKNPAHHAEPAHAKGKTGIPGERKAELMTHLLNIDPPDHTRLRRLVSQAFTPRRIARFAPRVQELTDRLIDGFARKGEADLIHEFAFPLPIYAICDLLGVPAEDQDDFRDWAGMMIRHGGGPRGGVARSVKKMRAYLLELIHRKREDLGDDLISGLIRASDHGEHLTENEAAAMAFILLFAGFETTVNLIGNGVHTLLGHPAERERLQRSLAAGENELLATGIEELLRYDGPVELATWRFATEPLTIGGQRVAEGDPVLVVLAAADRDPERFGGPDTLDLSRRDNQHLGYGHGIHYCLGAPLARLEGQAALATLLTRLPDLRLAVEPGDLRWRGGLIMRGLRTLPVRFTPEARDAGSDTLSTL
- a CDS encoding nucleoside triphosphate pyrophosphohydrolase; translated protein: MNAEDPGRIVLLTASHRVAPGLLSWPAWQALHAADEVRCGEPEQPQLPYLREAGVTVTPGLPDAQQLVDSCEGGRTVIVLTGGDGNQPLTDGLARLAGSGRVRMPDLELLPGSYDLPGARLLDLVQIMDRIRIECPWTSGKTHKGLAKYAIEEAYELVEAIEAGDREELREELGDVLLQVVFHARIAEEDEQDPFSVDDVAGTLIEKLIHRHPHVFGDETAETPEDVHAHWLRTKAIEKRRESVTDGVPLGQPALALAAKLAGRARTAGLDVPLPGGDDIGYRLLALAVRAQEDGIDPEAALRAAGRTYRDAIRTAESTAGGTAEGTG
- a CDS encoding SurA N-terminal domain-containing protein, with amino-acid sequence MHRRRRTALTVSAALLAAAPLLTACGSQAHPGAAAVVGGERITVSTVQAQVADVREAQNSSAQAAQLTDRTGRLARAKLHGLILDRVLDRAAADAGITVSSAEIQQMRKSVVANYNGEEGLRAAVLQERWLAPDQIDGFLREQIQLTKLGQALGADLATPEGSRAVGEALTKASKALNVDVNPRYGAWDHQQIQLGDYKAPWLSQVTKQEGTVPNAGA
- a CDS encoding GtrA family protein, with protein sequence MTVSAQLVRFVLVGAVNTATYYGCYLLLLHVLPYLAAHALAFALSMTGSFFLTSYVTYRTRPTWRKFLLFPLTNAANFVITTGGVYLLVDVAGFSSRYAPPVAAAAAIPVTFLLSRTIMLRPDTPQKTAEPVG
- a CDS encoding glycosyltransferase family 2 protein, with the translated sequence MLISLVVPCYNEEEVLDRFHARVTDEMPGLGHAFEIVYVDDGSADRTLPLIERLAATDPRVRYVSFSRNFGKEAAMLAGLQHADGDAVVLMDADLQHPPELIGRMLQEHARGYDQVIARRTRAGDRVTRTLTARAYYWLINRLIDVELVDGVGDFRLLSRRAADAVLSLTEYNRFSKGLFAWVGFPTTTFGYENAVREQGRSAWTFGKLLNYGLDGLLSFNNKPLRAALYLGLLLTSLALLYAAWIVGVALVRGVETPGYVTLLVVVTALAGVQMVLAGVVGEYVGRIYYEVKRRPHFLVKATNAQTRRNTPEREPQEFARR
- a CDS encoding serine/threonine-protein kinase → MNGRLVGGRYELATILGQGGMGQVWTAYDQRLDRRVAVKLLRPDRVTGPIGSDAAEELRRRFVRECRVTAQVDHPGLVTVHDAGSDGDDLFLVMQYVEGADLGDHLAEHDPYPWPWAVAVAAQLCAVLSAVHAVPIVHRDLKPRNVMVRPDGTVLVLDLGVASVLDTDTTRLTNTGSPIGSPAYMAPEQAMGGAVGPYTDLYALGVLLHELLSGDVPFAGSTALGVLHRHLYEPPLPVRQIRPDIPEALETLVLRLLAKDPQHRPASAQEVYEQLAPLLPARGSRPPSGPLDPTRPFLRPHAPWPDRATVPPPARPAPAPARPDVAAAVDEVKRLLGEGRITQAVDMLGGLLPVAAEQHGPGSPVVRILRKQYAATLMDDGQYRRALPELRRLADDRAAESGPADPQTLGYRCDVAQCLEQLGEPAAALAEYRAVLPYYENQYATGNDPARSYEIRHRIGELLLALGDHAGAIAQLQALLYDTERAYGPHHPLPADLRRQLERRMQVRGG
- a CDS encoding N-6 DNA methylase: MPENATEVTAAGIARLAGVGRAAVSNWRRRHADFPQPVGGTETSPSFALSEVERWLRDQGKLVEVPLRERLWQQLAGHPAGAVTALVHVGCALLLLDRSPAAWREITGVSDERMAGVLTLALGDVLADRFGPAGNGRAVHTPDRAELLPSVPLLRSAAELAAGTGTRETYEFLLGRQLDANPRQYTLTPPGLAELMAELAGAGDPAVRTVLDPAAGTGALLAAVPGPAARYGQESDPGLAAVTALRLALRTTPGAGAPDVRTGDTLRADAFPELAADAVLCHPPFNERNWGHEELAYDPRWEYGLPARTESELAWVQHALARLRDGGTAVLLMPPAAASRRSGRRIRADLLRRGALRAVVALPAGAAPPYGVPLHLWVLRRPGAEPHPSPELLLVDTADPAETAERGGRERLDPAALRHTVLDAWQAYEDGRPQPADPRSGASRTVPVIELLDDDVDLAPARHLPSPAATRGPAELAGVRERLTRTLGLATGLTPPPPAPATPAHRPLTTLGELARAGALQLRHGGPGTGTGPVLTEHDVLAGTGPSGSLPADGAPEEPVLVAAGDVVVPVLGGVTVVRVVDEATAGAALGRNLQLLRPDPAVLDPWFLAGFLRGTTNNRQASSHASTATRLDARRLQLPRLPLSEQRRYGERFRALAAFEDALRLAGRLGGQLAQGLYDGLTDGTVTPE